The DNA window CTTCGCAAGAAGTACACGACATTTCGGTGGCGATTGGGATTGACCCGGATAGCGATGATTTAAGCCAGCTGCGCTACGGCAAAATTTGTATTCTGGCGGATGCGGACTCCGATGGTCTGCACATCGCCACGCTGCTGTGCGCGCTGTTTGTGAGACATTTCCGTACCCTGGTGAAAGAGGGGCACGTCTACGTGGCGCTGCCGCCGCTGTACCGTATCGACCTCGGCAAAGAGGTCTACTACGCGCTGACGGAAGAAGAAAAAACCGGCGTGCTGGAGCAGCTGAAGCGTAAGAAGGGCAAGCCAAACGTCCAGCGCTTTAAAGGTCTCGGCGAGATGAACCCGATGCAGCTGCGGGAAACCACCCTCGACCCGAATACCCGCCGCCTGGTGCAGCTGGTGATCAGCGATGAGGATGAGCAGCAGACCACGGCGATGATGGATATGCTGCTGGCCAAGAAGCGTTCCGAAGATCGTCGCAACTGGCTGCAGGAGAAGGGCGATATGGCGGACCTGGAAGTGTAAGACCGCGCGCTGCGCCAGACGTAAAAGGGAGCCTCAGGCTCCCTTTTCTTATTTCGTTTCTGCGTCAGCGGGCTTAGACGCCGGCCTGCAGGATACGGATGTTGGTCTCCAGCACATCGCCTTTGACCGCTTCCGACCAGGCTTTCATGTGCGGGGTCTGCAGGTGCGCCTCAAGATGCGCGACGCTTTCCCACTGTTCCACCATGACGATAGAGTCAGGAGCGGTGGTCTGGAAGCTGACGCCAGCGGCATGATCCACCATGGGCGCATAGCCGTGGCAGCCGGCTTCCTGCAAAACGGTCGGAATAATTTTCGCGAACTGATCGAGAACCGCCTGGCGGTGGTGCTGGCCCGGGCGGGTACGGATTTCTGCAATCACTGTTAACATGGTTAACTCAACTCCTTCTGTGTGGATCTTGTCATACTCCAGGTTCGAATAACTCGAAATATGTAGAGCATAGACCCCTAGTTAACCAAAAATTTCCGCCAGATGCTTGCGATATTCTGCGATATACCGTGGGACATCAGGCATTTTAATCACGTCGTTGGCGATAAAGGTTGGCAGCGCCTCCATACCCAGGAACTGGTTGGCTTTATGGAACGGCAGGTAAACGCCGTCAACGCCGACGCCGTGGAAGAACTGTTCTTCGTCGGTGAAGGCTTCCATCGGCGCGTTCCAGGTCAGGGAGAGCATATATTTTTTCCCTTGCACCAGGCCGCCGGAGCCATATTTTTTGCTGGCATCGGAGCGGGTACGGCCATCGCTGGCGTACAGCGAGCCGTGGCCTTCGGTAAAGACGTCATCCATATATTTTTTCACCGTCCACGGGGCGCCCATCCACCAGCCCGGCATCTGCCAGATCACCACATCGGCCCAGAGGAAATTCTGCACTTCGGCTTTTACGTCGTACTCGCTGTCGGCGCGAACGCTTTTAACATCGTGTCCGGCGTCGCGCAGATAACTCTCCGCGACCTCGGTCAGGGTGTCGTTCAGCTGGCCATTCGAGTGCGCGAATTTTTTTGCGCCATTGATAATCAGGATGTTGCTCATCATTTGTCCTCAATCTTGAAAATTTGCCGACGATCTTACCCCGCGAAGCGGGGCAGTAAAATGAGCAAAATGTGCAAAGTCTTTTGCTAAATGAGCAATAATATCGCTACCAGTCAACGCGGGCTTCGAAGCCGCCGTCGCGGGCATTGGCAAACTCGACGCGCATGCCGTGCAGCGAGGCGATGCGCCGGACGATCGACAAGCCCAGGCCGCTGCCCGTAGCATCCTGACCCGGCGGGCGGTAGAAACGCTCGCCGATGCGCGCCAGCGCCTGCGGGCTGATGCCGGGGCCGTTATCGCGTACCCGAAACTCGCGGGCGTTGAGGGTGATATCGA is part of the Klebsiella quasipneumoniae subsp. quasipneumoniae genome and encodes:
- a CDS encoding putative quinol monooxygenase, coding for MLTVIAEIRTRPGQHHRQAVLDQFAKIIPTVLQEAGCHGYAPMVDHAAGVSFQTTAPDSIVMVEQWESVAHLEAHLQTPHMKAWSEAVKGDVLETNIRILQAGV
- a CDS encoding NAD(P)H-dependent oxidoreductase, with amino-acid sequence MSNILIINGAKKFAHSNGQLNDTLTEVAESYLRDAGHDVKSVRADSEYDVKAEVQNFLWADVVIWQMPGWWMGAPWTVKKYMDDVFTEGHGSLYASDGRTRSDASKKYGSGGLVQGKKYMLSLTWNAPMEAFTDEEQFFHGVGVDGVYLPFHKANQFLGMEALPTFIANDVIKMPDVPRYIAEYRKHLAEIFG